A single region of the Oenococcus kitaharae DSM 17330 genome encodes:
- the xseB gene encoding exodeoxyribonuclease VII small subunit, whose product MTEAFDFEKNMKDLKQLVSSLENGDLPIDQALKNFQQGVKISTDLKKYLDDSQKTIDENLSQLNLDSERKGDQNEV is encoded by the coding sequence ATGACAGAAGCATTTGACTTTGAGAAAAATATGAAGGATCTGAAGCAGCTTGTCTCCAGCTTGGAGAATGGTGATTTGCCGATTGACCAAGCTTTAAAAAATTTTCAGCAAGGAGTCAAGATTTCGACGGATTTAAAAAAATATCTCGACGACTCGCAGAAAACAATTGATGAAAATCTCAGTCAATTGAATCTCGATTCTGAACGCAAAGGAGACCAAAATGAAGTTTGA
- a CDS encoding polyprenyl synthetase family protein — protein sequence MKFEVFSDRYLPKINQELKAYFSDRDDDIFDMISYALNSAGKRLRPLITLAVYAAAGKVIDDTAIKAATAVEFVHAYSLVHDDLPEMDNDSKRRGQDSVWKAYGVGNAVLVGDGLLTEAFKKLADLPIPDSLRLRLIYSLALAAGPDNMVRGQQYDLFSKEKVQSVEDLEFVHLMKTGSLMTYAATAGGILAGLPENALRYLNVYGANLGIAFQIKDDLKDIEQDKAEHKNSFPKLAGVDGSRAELAEHVKAAREAIEKIPNFQHSVLTDLLDQL from the coding sequence ATGAAGTTTGAGGTTTTTTCAGATCGTTATTTGCCAAAAATCAATCAGGAACTGAAGGCTTATTTTTCAGATCGCGATGATGACATTTTCGATATGATTTCTTATGCGCTGAACTCAGCGGGAAAACGTTTGCGGCCATTGATTACTTTGGCCGTTTATGCTGCTGCCGGCAAAGTGATTGATGATACTGCGATCAAGGCAGCTACGGCAGTCGAATTTGTGCACGCTTATTCTTTGGTACATGACGACTTGCCCGAAATGGATAATGATAGCAAGCGGCGCGGCCAGGACAGTGTTTGGAAAGCTTATGGTGTCGGCAATGCCGTTTTGGTTGGTGATGGCCTTTTGACAGAAGCTTTCAAAAAGCTGGCTGATTTGCCAATACCAGACAGTTTGCGTTTGCGTTTAATCTATAGTCTGGCTTTGGCCGCTGGCCCGGATAATATGGTACGTGGCCAGCAGTATGATCTTTTTTCCAAAGAGAAAGTGCAGTCTGTCGAAGATTTAGAATTTGTGCATTTAATGAAGACGGGATCTTTGATGACTTATGCAGCAACAGCTGGCGGTATTCTTGCTGGGTTGCCGGAAAATGCACTCCGCTATCTGAATGTGTATGGTGCTAATCTGGGAATTGCTTTTCAAATTAAAGATGATTTGAAAGATATCGAACAGGATAAAGCAGAACATAAAAATAGTTTCCCTAAATTGGCTGGTGTTGATGGCAGCCGGGCAGAACTCGCCGAACATGTCAAAGCTGCACGGGAAGCGATTGAAAAGATACCAAATTTCCAGCATTCAGTTCTGACTGATTTATTGGATCAGCTATGA
- a CDS encoding TlyA family RNA methyltransferase, with amino-acid sequence MTEFPIRLDHYLMTTGLFSSRTQAQKAIKAGIVADQQGRIFNKSSYLVENETPFHLTAELSDFASRAALKLEKAVRVFHFQLEGQTVIDVGASTGGFTDVSLRQGATLVYAVDVGHDQLIDRLKEDPRVKNMPGYNFRYAKKSDFEQQVPTRAVIDVSFISLNLILPALFPILTAEGELIALFKPQFEVGKENIGKKGIVKHARPVWEAFENLVKHAQQLGFFSAAFTSSPIKGGDGNREFLLYLKKSDTKVDFASFLANSRKTIFNSYQKSSLKG; translated from the coding sequence ATGACCGAATTTCCTATCCGCCTAGACCATTATTTAATGACGACTGGTTTATTTTCTAGCCGCACACAGGCACAAAAAGCCATCAAAGCCGGTATTGTTGCCGATCAGCAGGGTCGTATATTTAATAAAAGCAGCTATCTTGTTGAAAACGAGACTCCTTTTCATCTAACGGCTGAATTGTCAGATTTTGCTTCCAGGGCAGCTTTAAAACTTGAAAAGGCCGTTCGCGTCTTCCATTTTCAATTAGAGGGTCAGACGGTTATTGATGTTGGTGCATCAACTGGCGGATTTACGGACGTATCGCTCAGGCAGGGTGCGACGCTTGTCTATGCAGTGGATGTTGGTCATGATCAGTTGATTGACCGTTTAAAAGAGGACCCGCGTGTTAAAAATATGCCGGGTTATAATTTCCGTTACGCCAAAAAATCAGATTTTGAACAACAAGTTCCGACGCGTGCGGTGATTGATGTTTCCTTTATTTCCTTGAATCTGATTCTGCCGGCCTTGTTTCCGATTCTCACTGCTGAAGGGGAACTAATTGCCTTATTCAAACCGCAATTTGAAGTGGGCAAAGAGAATATCGGCAAAAAAGGGATTGTCAAACACGCACGGCCAGTCTGGGAAGCATTTGAAAATCTGGTTAAGCATGCACAGCAGCTCGGTTTTTTTTCAGCGGCCTTTACCAGTTCGCCAATCAAAGGTGGGGATGGCAACCGAGAATTTCTGCTTTATTTGAAAAAGAGTGATACAAAAGTTGATTTTGCTTCTTTTTTGGCCAACAGCCGGAAAACTATTTTCAATAGTTATCAGAAGTCTTCATTAAAGGGCTGA
- the recN gene encoding DNA repair protein RecN, which translates to MLNNLSIKNFAIIDDAQIDFDNGFTVMTGETGAGKSIIIDALSLLVGERSASSMIRKGEEKATIQGVFDFPEQDLTAFGIEKDDQLIIRREINRKGHNLISANGVLLTLKQLTEIGQNLIKISAQFDNRQLLDSDLQAELVDRFGSADFSEQLKHYREKYSDYAQLRRELNQQDQNERDRQSRLDFLTFEAQELGDLKIQPNELEQLQQRDKQIKNFEKIYELLSTTVRDLDDSQDNSALTMLDDALTNLRSLSSIDNSYASSSAALESNYLDLQELARDLKVRFSDLAFDDQEAQQVADRISELRTAERKYHRSSDDLVDYLAEIKKEITTLSNYDQDRQEKQARFQALRKETIQLANQLHDMRLQTAARLEKQIQENLSDLLLGEAVFQIHVQETKKLTANGLDEVDFWIQTNPGEANLPVNQIASGGEISRILLALTNVFSNAMSVATIIFDEVDTGVSGRAAVAIAKKMKAISEHRQVISISHLPQVAAAADQQLQIEKSVHQGRTLTNIQALDYQGRILSIANMLSGEKITDQSKANAQQLLGQKK; encoded by the coding sequence ATGCTAAATAATTTATCAATTAAAAATTTCGCCATCATTGATGATGCTCAAATTGACTTTGATAATGGATTTACGGTCATGACTGGGGAGACCGGCGCTGGCAAGTCGATCATTATTGATGCACTCAGTCTGCTGGTTGGCGAGCGTTCAGCGAGCTCGATGATTCGAAAGGGCGAAGAGAAGGCGACGATTCAAGGCGTCTTTGATTTTCCTGAGCAGGATTTAACGGCTTTTGGTATCGAAAAAGATGATCAGCTGATCATTCGGCGAGAAATTAATCGTAAAGGGCATAATCTCATTTCCGCTAATGGCGTCCTACTGACATTAAAACAGCTGACTGAGATCGGCCAAAACCTGATTAAAATTTCGGCGCAGTTTGACAATCGGCAATTGCTGGACAGCGATTTGCAGGCGGAATTGGTTGACCGTTTCGGATCGGCTGATTTTTCCGAACAACTCAAGCATTATAGAGAAAAGTATTCGGATTATGCTCAGTTAAGAAGAGAACTAAACCAACAAGACCAGAATGAACGCGACCGTCAGAGCCGTTTGGACTTTTTGACTTTTGAAGCGCAAGAACTTGGCGACTTGAAGATACAGCCCAACGAATTAGAACAGCTGCAGCAAAGAGATAAACAAATCAAGAATTTCGAAAAGATTTACGAACTGCTGTCAACGACGGTTCGTGATTTGGATGATTCCCAAGATAATTCAGCTCTAACCATGCTAGACGATGCTTTGACGAATTTGCGGTCTTTAAGCAGTATTGATAACAGCTATGCGTCATCATCGGCCGCCTTGGAATCTAATTATTTGGATTTGCAGGAATTAGCTCGTGATTTGAAAGTCCGTTTTTCCGATCTTGCTTTTGATGACCAAGAGGCCCAGCAAGTGGCTGACAGAATCAGTGAATTAAGAACGGCCGAGCGTAAATATCACCGCAGCAGCGACGATTTGGTTGACTATTTGGCCGAGATTAAAAAAGAAATCACGACCTTATCGAATTATGATCAGGACAGACAAGAAAAGCAGGCACGTTTTCAGGCCTTGCGCAAAGAAACCATTCAGCTAGCTAACCAACTACACGACATGCGCCTGCAAACAGCTGCCCGCCTAGAAAAACAAATCCAGGAAAACTTGTCTGATTTGCTTTTAGGCGAGGCTGTTTTTCAAATTCATGTCCAAGAAACCAAGAAACTGACGGCTAACGGCTTGGATGAAGTCGATTTTTGGATCCAGACCAATCCCGGTGAAGCAAATCTGCCAGTTAATCAGATCGCTTCTGGTGGTGAAATTTCACGTATTCTGCTTGCTCTGACTAATGTCTTTTCTAATGCAATGTCTGTTGCGACGATTATTTTTGATGAAGTTGACACGGGTGTCTCCGGACGAGCTGCTGTGGCGATCGCTAAAAAGATGAAGGCGATCAGCGAACATCGTCAGGTTATTTCGATCTCGCATCTGCCGCAAGTGGCCGCCGCCGCCGATCAGCAGCTGCAGATTGAAAAATCAGTTCATCAGGGCCGGACATTAACAAACATCCAGGCTTTGGATTACCAGGGGCGTATACTCTCAATTGCTAATATGCTTTCCGGCGAAAAAATTACCGACCAGTCCAAGGCCAACGCACAACAGCTTTTAGGGCAAAAAAAATAA
- the gmk gene encoding guanylate kinase, translated as MNERGMLFLLSGPSGVGKGTVRKALFKKNPHELLYSISATTRKPRRGEVDGRDYFFLNKEQFEKMINDGQMLEYAQYVNSYYGTPKTWIDEQRDQGNDVFMEIEVNGAMQVRAKVPDAILIFLLPPDLMQLRNRLELRGTESDEVINQRLKTAREEILMMTNYDYAVVNDKVDKAVKKVQTIIDAERLKANRLANSYIKILEG; from the coding sequence ATGAACGAACGAGGAATGTTATTTTTACTTTCGGGGCCATCCGGTGTTGGCAAAGGGACAGTCCGAAAGGCTTTATTTAAAAAAAACCCGCACGAGCTGCTTTATTCGATATCTGCGACGACTCGCAAGCCGCGGCGAGGCGAAGTGGACGGCCGGGATTATTTCTTTTTGAACAAAGAACAGTTCGAAAAGATGATTAATGACGGTCAGATGCTAGAATACGCGCAATACGTCAACAGTTATTACGGCACGCCGAAGACTTGGATTGACGAGCAGCGTGATCAGGGTAATGATGTCTTTATGGAAATCGAAGTGAACGGTGCCATGCAGGTACGTGCCAAGGTTCCTGATGCGATTTTGATTTTTCTGCTGCCGCCGGATCTGATGCAGCTAAGAAATCGTCTCGAATTGCGTGGTACCGAGTCTGATGAGGTGATTAATCAGCGCCTAAAAACGGCCCGTGAAGAGATTTTAATGATGACCAACTATGATTATGCGGTCGTAAATGATAAAGTGGATAAGGCGGTAAAAAAGGTCCAGACGATCATTGACGCAGAGCGTCTGAAAGCAAACCGTCTGGCCAACAGCTATATCAAAATATTGGAGGGTTAA
- the rpoZ gene encoding DNA-directed RNA polymerase subunit omega: protein MSLMYPSVDELLEKVDSRYKLIALASKRAKELEELPRLKEELLKLKREEKPTDRDKKMMQDISAKLDTMVGPTLDSYKSVKPIGRALEEINQGNVRIDPVNKDESGD, encoded by the coding sequence ATGAGCTTAATGTATCCGTCGGTCGACGAATTACTCGAAAAAGTCGATTCTCGTTATAAATTAATTGCGCTTGCATCAAAGCGTGCAAAAGAGTTGGAAGAACTGCCGCGCTTAAAAGAAGAATTATTGAAATTAAAGCGTGAAGAAAAGCCAACAGATCGTGATAAAAAAATGATGCAGGATATTTCTGCAAAATTGGATACAATGGTCGGGCCTACATTAGATTCCTATAAGTCGGTCAAGCCGATTGGACGTGCCTTAGAAGAAATTAATCAGGGCAACGTTCGAATTGATCCGGTTAATAAAGACGAAAGCGGAGATTAA
- a CDS encoding VTT domain-containing protein translates to MQSLIDFILHIDVHLANIVNSFGIWSYALMFFIVLIETGAVILPFLPGDSLLFAAGALSAAGNNILNVWALWAGFFAVSLIGDSLNYMIGHTIGQRFLATKIGGRFIKPQQVKDTEKFYEKHGALAIILARYMPIIRTLAPFVAATSDYSYLKFLKYSVLGTFSWATIAVWAGFFFGNIPFVHQHFTLIILAIVIVTLLPAVIAFLHTKISSKKAEI, encoded by the coding sequence ATGCAATCTTTAATTGATTTTATCCTCCACATTGATGTTCACTTGGCCAACATCGTCAACAGTTTCGGCATTTGGAGCTATGCGCTGATGTTCTTTATCGTACTCATAGAGACCGGCGCAGTCATCCTGCCTTTTTTACCCGGTGATTCACTCTTATTTGCCGCCGGCGCCCTCTCAGCCGCTGGTAACAACATTTTAAATGTTTGGGCCCTATGGGCTGGTTTTTTCGCCGTTTCGCTGATCGGAGATTCCCTAAATTACATGATCGGGCACACAATTGGCCAGCGTTTTCTAGCAACAAAGATCGGCGGCCGTTTTATCAAGCCTCAGCAAGTCAAAGATACCGAAAAATTCTATGAGAAACACGGTGCACTGGCGATTATCCTAGCGCGTTACATGCCGATTATCCGAACGCTGGCGCCGTTCGTGGCCGCGACCTCGGATTATTCTTATTTGAAATTCTTGAAATATTCGGTCTTGGGTACCTTTTCCTGGGCAACGATTGCTGTCTGGGCAGGTTTCTTCTTTGGCAACATTCCTTTTGTTCATCAGCATTTTACGCTGATTATTCTGGCCATCGTCATCGTCACGCTCCTGCCAGCCGTGATCGCCTTTTTGCACACGAAAATAAGCAGCAAAAAAGCGGAGATTTAA
- a CDS encoding S1 RNA-binding domain-containing protein, which translates to MDYKIGQKIQGTISGIQDYGVFVQLDSKHQGLVHISECKSGRITDLKDDFHVGQPIEAIILDIDDYSHKISLSFRQLAIPVTHANPKPGENRNIYKHFWTSTRVKTAFKPIAATIDASKSEALSRIRRVKE; encoded by the coding sequence ATGGATTACAAAATTGGTCAAAAGATTCAAGGAACCATTTCCGGTATTCAGGATTATGGCGTGTTTGTCCAATTGGACAGCAAGCACCAGGGACTCGTGCATATTTCCGAATGCAAAAGCGGTCGGATTACCGATTTGAAAGATGATTTTCACGTCGGCCAGCCGATCGAAGCGATTATTCTCGATATTGATGATTACAGCCATAAAATCAGCCTGAGTTTTCGCCAATTAGCCATTCCAGTTACGCATGCTAATCCGAAACCTGGCGAGAACCGTAATATTTATAAACATTTCTGGACATCGACACGTGTGAAGACCGCTTTTAAGCCAATCGCAGCCACCATTGATGCCAGCAAGAGTGAAGCATTAAGCAGAATTAGGCGGGTTAAGGAATAA
- a CDS encoding acyltransferase, whose product MVKNKRYSFIDVLNILAIFMVLMLHTSQAIFHTNAADPLFKQVRMFQALAIPAVFIFFMISGAMLIDYRSRMTTREFFKKRALRVVVPLILWSVLWYGYDIRFTAYPGPIPHPDPSVSDFLLSFASTNINTLFWFFYVILTLYLVTPLLSALVSLKERGYLFVLVCIYVVTNCFIFYPLEILKISINNNMVNFPLVTFSYLGYFIAGYLIHTDYFSRKQENLIIGIGVIMFVIQVSFVSLGIGTNLDMNNSTGPIVFFYSAGLFTLVKRLMISVKVTASAAKILKTLASTSLGIYIIHPFFIKLFDKLLSITDLSLIHVYLFPFMVYLACVLVVLIVKKLPGGKYIFP is encoded by the coding sequence ATGGTCAAAAATAAAAGATATTCGTTTATAGACGTTTTGAATATATTAGCCATATTTATGGTTTTAATGTTGCACACTTCCCAAGCCATCTTCCATACGAACGCTGCTGATCCTTTGTTCAAACAAGTTAGAATGTTCCAAGCTCTCGCTATCCCGGCTGTCTTTATTTTCTTCATGATTTCTGGTGCCATGCTGATTGATTATCGATCACGGATGACGACAAGGGAATTTTTCAAAAAACGTGCGCTCAGAGTGGTTGTTCCGTTAATTTTATGGAGTGTTCTCTGGTATGGATATGATATCCGTTTTACTGCCTACCCAGGTCCTATTCCTCATCCTGATCCAAGTGTTTCGGATTTTTTGTTGAGCTTCGCCAGCACGAATATTAATACCTTATTCTGGTTTTTCTATGTTATTTTGACTCTTTATTTAGTGACACCTTTGTTATCTGCACTAGTGAGTCTGAAGGAAAGAGGCTATCTGTTCGTGCTAGTGTGCATCTATGTCGTAACTAATTGTTTTATCTTCTACCCATTAGAAATTTTAAAAATCTCAATTAACAATAATATGGTTAATTTTCCATTGGTCACTTTTTCCTATTTAGGGTATTTTATTGCTGGCTATTTGATCCATACAGATTATTTTTCTCGAAAACAAGAAAATTTAATTATTGGTATTGGTGTGATTATGTTTGTCATTCAAGTCTCTTTTGTTAGTTTGGGAATCGGGACCAATCTAGACATGAACAATTCCACTGGCCCGATCGTGTTCTTTTACTCAGCCGGTCTGTTTACTCTGGTTAAACGGCTTATGATATCTGTTAAAGTAACAGCTAGTGCCGCCAAGATATTAAAGACTCTTGCTAGTACTAGCTTGGGTATTTATATTATTCATCCTTTTTTCATTAAATTGTTTGATAAACTTTTGTCAATTACAGATCTCAGCCTAATTCACGTCTATCTTTTTCCTTTTATGGTCTATCTAGCTTGTGTGTTAGTTGTTTTGATCGTTAAGAAGCTGCCGGGAGGGAAATACATTTTTCCTTAA
- a CDS encoding FAD-dependent oxidoreductase, whose amino-acid sequence MATKTKVLLVIGGSDAGISAALRVKELKPEIEVNVFLEDEFPNLSICGLPYAISGDVADWHDLAHRKLAELTATGIHFFMNTTVDKINPGQHEILLHARKGETQICHYDFLLVATGAKPQLSGITGINQVDSRIHVMHTMADYFAIEKSLSSPDQHKAAIIGAGYIGIEMAEALRKRQLEVTLFQRSSEILATVDANLGHIVQEKLTENQVRVITNTAIKKIQSTAAGVSLTGQKATEIRHYDDFDLVLIVTGVQPNSQLLADAGAKIGTNYAVAVDEFMHTTLPDVWAAGDLVQTYHQLLGMTYLPLGTTAHKQGRVAGSVIAGYPRPFKGIVGTQVLKAFDLIVARTGLLDREAVEAGFSPLSVTSNVDDHKAYFPGAHKIKIRITGDRRTGQLLGAQLIGHFGSEVAKRNDVFATAIANKLTVSQISDLDLSYSPPVGSPWDAIQIAAQNWEKASLEQA is encoded by the coding sequence ATGGCAACCAAAACAAAAGTATTGCTTGTGATTGGCGGCAGTGATGCCGGTATTTCAGCCGCGCTGCGCGTCAAAGAGCTTAAACCGGAAATTGAGGTTAATGTTTTTCTAGAAGATGAATTTCCGAACTTGTCTATCTGCGGGCTGCCTTATGCAATCAGTGGTGATGTCGCTGATTGGCACGACTTAGCGCATCGCAAACTAGCAGAGCTAACTGCGACTGGCATTCATTTTTTTATGAACACGACCGTCGATAAAATCAATCCCGGCCAGCATGAAATTCTGCTGCATGCTCGCAAGGGCGAAACACAAATCTGTCATTATGACTTTCTGCTGGTTGCAACCGGCGCAAAACCTCAGCTATCCGGTATCACTGGGATTAACCAGGTTGATAGTCGCATTCACGTCATGCACACGATGGCTGATTATTTTGCGATTGAAAAATCCTTATCTTCACCTGATCAACACAAAGCCGCTATTATTGGCGCAGGTTATATCGGCATCGAAATGGCTGAAGCCCTGCGCAAACGACAGCTGGAAGTAACGCTTTTTCAGCGTTCTTCAGAAATTTTAGCTACGGTCGATGCCAATTTAGGGCATATCGTCCAAGAGAAGCTCACGGAAAATCAAGTTCGTGTCATCACGAATACGGCGATCAAAAAGATCCAGTCAACAGCCGCTGGCGTTTCCCTGACAGGACAAAAAGCTACTGAAATAAGGCATTACGATGATTTTGATCTGGTCCTGATTGTGACTGGTGTCCAGCCTAATTCGCAGCTGTTGGCGGATGCAGGCGCTAAAATTGGCACTAATTATGCCGTTGCCGTAGACGAATTTATGCACACGACCTTGCCAGATGTATGGGCCGCGGGTGATCTAGTCCAGACTTACCATCAGCTGCTTGGCATGACGTATCTGCCGCTAGGGACCACTGCCCACAAGCAAGGGCGCGTGGCCGGCAGCGTGATTGCGGGTTATCCGAGACCATTCAAGGGCATCGTAGGAACGCAAGTCTTAAAAGCTTTTGATTTAATCGTTGCACGAACAGGCTTATTGGATAGGGAAGCGGTTGAAGCTGGTTTTTCGCCGCTAAGTGTCACGAGTAATGTCGATGATCATAAAGCTTATTTCCCAGGTGCACACAAAATCAAGATCCGCATCACGGGTGATCGGCGTACCGGGCAGCTTTTAGGCGCACAATTAATTGGTCATTTCGGTAGCGAAGTGGCTAAACGCAACGATGTTTTTGCAACAGCCATCGCAAACAAGCTGACCGTTTCTCAGATTAGCGATTTGGATTTATCTTATTCACCGCCAGTCGGATCACCTTGGGACGCCATTCAAATTGCTGCACAAAATTGGGAAAAGGCTTCCTTGGAACAGGCTTAG
- a CDS encoding GMP reductase yields the protein MEVFDYENVQLIPNKCLINSRSEADTSIEFGGHRFKLPVVPANMASVIDDDLAIWLAENGYFYIMHRFEPEKRFHFVSEMKEKGLISSVSVGVKEEEYRFIDELADAGLIPDYITIDIAHGYANTVIDMIHYIKRHLPKAFVIAGNIATPDAVRELEDAGADATKVGIGPGRACITKLKTGFGTAGWQLAAVRLCAKAARKPIIADGGIRHNGDIAKSVRFGASMVMIGSLFAGHKQSPGSDLVIDHRRYKQYYGSASAKQKGVYKNVEGKDLLVPYRGDIANTLNEMKQDLQSSISYAGGSDLQALRTVNYVIVQNTIMNGDY from the coding sequence ATGGAAGTATTTGATTACGAGAATGTGCAGCTGATTCCGAATAAATGTTTGATCAACTCGCGTTCAGAAGCTGACACGAGCATTGAATTCGGCGGGCATCGCTTTAAATTACCTGTTGTACCGGCTAATATGGCCTCGGTGATTGATGATGACCTGGCGATTTGGTTGGCGGAAAACGGCTATTTTTACATCATGCACCGTTTTGAACCGGAAAAAAGATTTCATTTTGTGTCTGAGATGAAGGAAAAGGGTTTGATTAGTTCTGTCAGTGTTGGCGTGAAAGAGGAAGAATACCGTTTCATTGATGAACTAGCTGATGCCGGGCTGATACCGGACTATATCACGATCGATATTGCCCACGGCTACGCCAATACGGTCATTGACATGATTCATTATATTAAACGGCATTTGCCCAAAGCTTTCGTGATTGCTGGTAACATCGCGACTCCTGATGCTGTCCGTGAGCTTGAAGACGCGGGTGCTGACGCGACAAAAGTCGGCATTGGCCCTGGACGAGCCTGCATCACGAAGCTGAAGACCGGTTTTGGTACGGCTGGCTGGCAGTTAGCGGCTGTCCGTTTGTGTGCAAAGGCAGCCAGAAAACCGATTATTGCTGACGGCGGGATTCGTCACAACGGCGATATTGCCAAGTCTGTTCGTTTCGGTGCCAGCATGGTGATGATCGGTTCGCTGTTTGCCGGTCATAAACAGTCTCCCGGAAGCGATCTGGTGATTGATCACCGCCGTTACAAGCAGTATTACGGGTCGGCTTCGGCCAAACAAAAAGGCGTTTACAAGAACGTCGAAGGCAAGGACTTATTGGTTCCTTACCGTGGCGACATCGCAAACACCTTAAATGAAATGAAACAAGATCTTCAATCATCAATCTCTTATGCCGGCGGAAGTGATCTGCAGGCATTGAGAACTGTCAATTACGTAATCGTGCAAAACACAATTATGAATGGCGATTACTAA
- a CDS encoding nucleobase:cation symporter-2 family protein, whose product MSINQETQNNLVSNSHSALLGIQHLLAMYSGAVLVPLLIGGALKFSPAQMTYLISIDIFMCGLATFLQLFTNPVFGIGLPVVLGCAIQAVAPLQMIGQNFTIGTMYGAIIASAIFVFLIAGVFAKIRRFFPPLVTGTVITVIGLTLIPIGFVNLGGGSAAAKSFGASNNLIVGLFTIVVVLVCSVYAKGFISRIAVLIGLLLGTILASFMGMVSFQAVADASWFHFPQPFYFGTPRFELSSILTMIAISLVSLVESTGVFFALGDITKKPIGETDLKKGYRAEALAGILGGIFNTFPYTTFSQNVSLVQLSGIKSRQPIYYAAGFLMLLGLLPKIGALATIIPTPVIGGATVIMFGMIAIQGIRMLEKVDFSNNKNILVAAISIGAGLGVSVEPNIFQGLPQTIRLIFSNGVVVASLCAVLLNLIIQPDKIKNPAESVKQQES is encoded by the coding sequence ATGTCGATTAATCAGGAAACACAAAATAATCTCGTCAGCAATTCTCATTCAGCCCTTCTAGGCATCCAGCATTTGCTGGCTATGTATTCCGGAGCCGTGCTGGTTCCCTTGCTGATTGGCGGTGCATTAAAATTCAGTCCCGCGCAGATGACTTATTTGATATCAATTGATATTTTCATGTGTGGATTAGCCACTTTCCTGCAATTATTTACGAACCCCGTCTTCGGCATTGGACTACCGGTTGTTCTAGGCTGTGCCATCCAAGCAGTTGCGCCTTTGCAGATGATTGGCCAAAACTTTACGATCGGCACCATGTATGGCGCCATCATCGCTTCAGCTATTTTTGTCTTTTTGATCGCTGGTGTCTTTGCTAAAATCCGCAGGTTTTTCCCGCCTTTGGTCACTGGTACTGTCATTACCGTGATCGGCCTCACTTTGATCCCGATCGGTTTCGTCAATCTTGGCGGCGGCAGTGCAGCAGCAAAATCTTTTGGTGCTAGCAATAATCTGATCGTTGGTCTCTTCACGATTGTAGTTGTCTTGGTTTGCAGTGTCTACGCCAAGGGCTTCATCAGCCGTATCGCTGTCTTGATCGGCCTGCTGTTGGGTACGATTTTAGCTTCCTTTATGGGCATGGTTTCTTTTCAAGCCGTTGCCGACGCCAGCTGGTTCCACTTCCCACAGCCATTTTATTTCGGTACACCGCGTTTTGAACTTTCATCTATTCTCACGATGATCGCGATTTCTCTCGTCTCACTCGTAGAATCGACAGGTGTCTTTTTCGCCCTCGGAGATATTACGAAAAAACCAATTGGTGAAACAGATCTTAAAAAAGGCTATCGTGCTGAAGCCTTAGCCGGAATTCTTGGTGGCATTTTCAACACTTTCCCCTACACGACTTTTTCGCAAAACGTCAGTCTCGTCCAGTTATCCGGAATCAAAAGCCGGCAGCCTATTTATTATGCAGCCGGTTTCCTGATGCTGTTGGGTCTGTTGCCTAAAATTGGTGCTTTGGCAACAATCATCCCCACGCCTGTCATTGGCGGTGCAACCGTGATTATGTTCGGTATGATCGCCATTCAAGGTATCCGGATGCTGGAAAAAGTCGATTTCTCCAACAACAAAAATATCCTCGTTGCAGCCATTTCTATTGGTGCCGGCCTCGGTGTCAGCGTTGAGCCGAATATTTTCCAGGGCCTGCCGCAGACAATCCGTTTGATCTTCAGCAACGGCGTTGTCGTTGCCAGCCTCTGCGCCGTCCTCTTGAACCTGATCATTCAGCCGGATAAAATAAAAAATCCTGCTGAAAGTGTTAAACAGCAGGAAAGTTAA